The nucleotide sequence CCACCATGGGACTGGGTGCGACTTACGCGCCCATCTTCTCCGCCTATCCTGCTGAACAAGTGCAAGGATTGCTTGGCCAGTTGCAACCCGTCGTCGTCATTGTCGCTGGCCGCGATCAGATGGCCGGCGTCACGCTCGGCGCAGCGGCGCGCGCCCTGGTGTCGTTCGACGCGGTAGACGCGACCGTGGTGGAGGGGATCGTCAAGGGATCGACGGCCAGTTACACCACGTTCGCCGACGCCCTCGCCGCTGGGGCCAGCGATACGGTGCGGTGCGCCGCCTTTGCGGCGAGCGCGACGCGCGTCGATCCGAACGAGCCGTGCCTGCTCAACTTCACTTCAGGAACGAGCGGCCTGCTCAAGGGCGTGCTACTCACCCACGACAACATCCTGTCGCAGCAACGTGCGCTCTCGGCGATCTGGTCGGTGACTCATAACGACCGGTTCCTGTCGTATCTGCCTTGGCATCACAGCTTCGGTGGAATCTTTGAGAAGTACTCTGCGCTGTTCAACGGCGCGACCATTCACATTGACACCTCGCGCGGCAAAGACTTTGAAGTGCTGCGCCGTAACTGGGCTGCGGTTCGACCGACGATCTACTTCAGTGTGCCGCAGGTATATCAGCAATTGGTGGCGCACGTGCAGTCGCGTCCGGAAGACGAAGGCAGCATCTTTCACGCTGGCCTGCGCTTTGTCTTCACCGCGGCCGCCCCGTTGCCGGCAAATGTATCGGCGTACTTCGCCTCCAAAGGCGTGGCAGTCCTTGAGGGCTGGGGCCTCACCGAGACGTCCCCGTGCTGCACGCTCACCGATCTCGCGCAGCCGCGGACCGTGCCAGGAATGGTGGGATATCCGATTCCTGGCGTGACTATTCGCATTGCCGAGGATGGCGAGATATTGGTGCGCGGCCCCAATGTGATGCGTGGCTATTTCGGAAACCCCGAGGCCACCGCGCAGGCGCTTCCGGGCGATGGCTGGTTCCACACCGGCGATCTCGGGGAGTTTGTGGGCGCGGGATTGAAGCTTGTGGCGCGCAAAGATCGTGTCTTCAAGATGTTGAACGCCGAAAAAGTTGTCCCCACCGAAATCGAAAACCGTTTGGCGGGGATGAACAACTACATCCGCCATGTCATCGTCGCGGGGCAGGGGGAGCGATTCCTCGCTGCCCTAATATTCCCCGACTACTTCCGAATCTCAGAGCAGTTCGGCGATGACCGTGAGGCGGCGGAGCGCGTGGTCAAGGAATCGTTGCGCACGACGCTCCTCGCGTTCAACGATGATCATCCGGTGAGGTACGAGCGGATTCAGGCCTTTGCCGTGATCAGCAAGGAGCTCTCCATTGAGAATGAGGAGCTCACTCCGTCAATGAAAGTGCGGGTGCGGAATGTGCTCTCGCACGCCGAGGAATATCTGGAAGCAGTGTATGCGCCGAGCGCGGACTGTGACTGCCGGTTCTTGCGGAAGGTGATGCGCTTGAAGCCGGACGATCGCGCTTGCTTTGCTGGGATTGAACGTTCGCTCGACCAATGCCATTCCTGTGGGAGTTTCGTGTTTGGCGATGCTCCCGATGCAGAACCCACTCAATTGAGCCATTGACGATGACGACCCGACGCGACGGAATGTGGGATGCGTGGATGATGACGGCGCCTGGCGCGCCCTTTGAGCACCGGTCATTAGTGCCTCGTCCTCCTGCTGCGGGCGAAGCGACCGTGGAGGTGTCTGGCTGCGGCGTGTGTCACACCGATGTCTCGTTCTTGCATCACGGCGTCAAAACACGCGGCGCGCTTCCACTCGTGTTGGGTCACGAGATTAGCGGTGTGGTACGCGAAGTCGGCGAGGGAGTAGATGTCGCGCTGATCGGCCGAGCCGTGGTGGTGCCAGCCGTTCTCCCCTGCGGTGAATGTGATTTGTGCCGCGCCGGTCACCGCACGATTTGCCGGCGTCAGGTGATGCCAGGCAACGACGGCAATGGCGGCTTTGCCTCGCACGTTGTGGTGCCGGCGCGCTTTCTCTGCCCTGTTCCGGCAGCGGCGCTGGCCACGCATGACCTATGGGAACTGAGCGTGGTGTCGGACGCGGTCGCTACGCCGTTCGAAGCGGTCAAGCGATCGGGGCTCGCCTCAGGCGAAGCCGCACTGATCGTTGGCATTGGTGGCATCGGTGTGTACGGCGTACAGATCGCGGCGGCGACGGGCGCCAAGGTGATCGCTCTCGATGTTGATGATCGCAAGCTTGCCCAGGCGCGAGAGGCAGGAGCGGGGGCGGTGCTCAATGTGCGCGACATGGCTACCAAAGACGTGCGCAAACAAGTGCGCTCGCTCGCCGAGTCGCTCGGTGCGCCAGCACACTTATGGAAGATTTTTGAAATGTCAGGCACGCGCGCCGGCCAGGAGACGGCCTATTCGCTGCTCGGCTTTGGCGCGTCGCTCGCCGTGGTTGGGTTTACCATGGACCGGGTCGAGGTGAGTCTCTCGAACCTCATGGCCTATGACGCCACCGTGCGCGGTAACTGGGGCGCCGATCCGCTCATCTATCCTGAACTGCTGCAGTGGATTGGCGAGGGGCGGGTGACGGTGAAGCCGTACATTGAGCGCCATCCGTTGGATCGCATCAACGAAGTGTTCGACGACGCGCACCACGGGCGGCTCACGAAACGCGTGGTGCTCGTTCCGGGCTGACCGACCGCGCGCACACGAAGCGCGGTCGGCGTTCAGGCACGGCTGGTATTAGCCCGCTAGGGTGCGAGCCTCGGCCTCGAGGCTCCCCGCCAGCGCGAGAAACCGCTCGTGCGCACCATCGCCGGCATCCTGCTGTTCAATCTGCTGATATCCGTGCAGTACCGCAGCGAGTTGTTGCGGGGTGATGATCTCGTCGGCCATCGGAAAGAGCATTTCGTCTTCCTTGGCAATATGGTCGCGGAGGAGCGCCACATAGCGCCGGGCGTTCGAGACCACCACGCGGGCGGCATCGAGGTCACCTTCGCTTAGGCGGCGGGCACCCTCGCGCATCGCGCGCGTGAGCGCGCGCCCCTGCTCGTGCTCCTCGAGCATCATATCAATCGCGCCGCCCTCGCGCGGCGCCCCGCTGTCGATCATGGCGCCAAAGAGCACGCCCTCTTCCTTACGATGGTGGCAGCCGTCGGCAAATCCGGCAATGAAATCGGCCGCTTCCAGGAAAAACGCCGGGCGTACGGGGCGAGCCCGTTCGAGCGCGACGGCCGCTGTTTCGAGCGCGTCCAGCACCCGCTCAATCACCCGGTGTTCTTGCATCAAAATGTCGGTCGCCTGCATCGCCTTGCCTCTCGTTAGGTGAGGAAACTGCCTCTGTGGAAGCTAGGGCGATCCCCTGCCCGCGCCAGAGCGCGAGGAGCCCCCCGACGAAACGGGGCGGAGGCGCGTACATTAACACCGACCCACCAACCCTGGACTTCCAATGCGCGTACTCGCTCTCGCTCTTTTGGTGCTCATGGCCGCTCCCGCCGCTGTGCCGCTCGCGGCACAGGGAAAGCCGGGCGATTATGTGGCTCACAACTTCCGGTTTAGCACCGGAGAAACCCTGCCCGAGGTGAAGATCCATTACGTCACGCTCGGCACACTCCGACGAGACGCAGGTGGCATCTCGCGCAATGTGGTGATGATTTTGCACGGAACTGGCGGCACCGGGCGCGCCTTTCTCTCTCGCAACTTTGGCGGTGAGCTCTTTGGTCCGGGGCAGATGCTCGACACCAGCAAGTTCTTCATTGTGCTTCCTGACAACCTCGGGCACGGCGGATCGAGCAAGCCGAGCGACGGGCTGCGGATGAAGTTCCCGCAGTACACGTACGACGACATGGTGGCGCTCCAGCATCGCCTGCTCACCGACGGCCTGCAGGTCAATCACCTGCGCCTCGTGATGGGCACGTCAATGGGCTGCATGCACGCGTGGGTGTGGGGATACGCGCATCCCACCTTTGTGGACGGTTTGGTGCCGCTCGCTTGCGCTCCGACCTCGCTTGTTGGACGCAATCGCATCATCCGCACGATGATCGCTGATAACATCAAGAGCGACCCCGAGTGGAAGAACGGTGATTACACCTCGCCGCCGATGCTCGGACTGAAGGCGGCTATCCGTTCGCTGTACATCATGTCGAGCGCGCCGCTCGTGCAGCACCGCCAGGCGCCCACGCGTGAGGCCGCTGATTCGCTCATCCGCGCCTATGTGGAGGGTTCGTCGAAGACGACGGACGCCAATAATATGCTCTACTATTTTGACGCCTCGCGCACCTATGATCCGTCGTCGCATCTCGAGGCGGTGACGGCGCCGGTGCTGGCGATTAACTCCGCGGACGATTTCGTCAACCCGCCGGAGTTGCACATTGTTGAGCCGCTGATCGCCAAGGTGAAGCAGGCCAAGTTCATACTCCTGCCAATCACCGAGCAGACGCGCGGGCACGGCACGCACTCGCAGCCGGCCATCTGGGGCAGTTATCTCAAGGAGTTTCTGGCGACGCTGCCGGAACGCTAAACGGCGCCGCGGGTCGAGGAGAACGCATCACTCGACCCGCGCACCGGAGCGGCTCAGTTACTTGGAGCCGGGGTGGCCGTCGTCCTTCACCACACGGCCGCCCTTCATGACAAAGCTCACGCGACGCACCGCCGTGATATCGGTGAGCGGATTGCCGTCTACGGCAATGATGTCGGCCTCGTAGCCGGCAGCCAGCGCGCCCAACGTGGTTCCCAATCCGAGCGACGCCGCATTGAGCGATGTCGCGGAGACAATGGCATCCATGGGCTTTTGTCCAGAGGTCTGCACGCGGCAGAGGAGATCCTCTGCATTGCGCCCGTGCGCGCCGGCCACAGCATCGGTGCCATACACCATCTTGAGATTCTTGGTGGCGACGGCCTTGCGAATGCCCTCTGCGGCGAGCGGGAGCGCACGTTCCATCGACGCAAACCCTTCGGCATTGTAGTTGCCAATGCCGTCGTACTTCGCGCGATTGTCGAGATAGTTGCGGAAGACGAGTGAGCACTGCGGATCGAACCACGTGCCTTTCGACGCCATCAGGTCGAGTCCGGCTTGCGTCACGAACACGCCGTGCTCCACCTGTGAACACCCGGCATTCACTGCCGCGCGCACCGACTCCGCGCTATGCGCGTGCACCACGCTGCGGAGTCCCTGCGCCTTGGCTTCGCCACAGACGGCGGCCAGTTGCTCGTCGGTCATGGACTGCTTGCCGCCATCGCGAATGCTCGCCGAGGCAAAAATCTTGATGACGTCGGCGCCTTGCTGCTTGCGCTGCTGTACCAGCTGGCGGAGGCGGTCCGGATCACCGTTGGAAATGGATTGGAGCGACGTAATGATGCGCGGCCCCGGCACACCCTGCGTGTTAATCCAGTCGCGCAGGTCCTTGTCCTCGTTGGAGCCGAGGCTCTGAATGGTCGTGAATCCTGCAGCCAGTGTGGCGTACGCATTGGCGCTGGCCGAGAGCATGCCTTGGACTGGAGTATCGCCGTCGCCGTTGGTGTGGTAGCGCCCCTGACGGTTGAAGTACCACGTCGGGTGCGTGTGCACATCAATGAGGCCCGGTAGTACTGTGCGTCCTCGCAAATCAATGACGCGCGCGCCGGGCACGTTGATGGCCTTCGCCACATTGGTGATGCGGCCGTGTTCCACCAGGAGATCCACATTCGCCAGCGAAGCACCGCGGCCGTCGAGCGCAACAGAGGTGCGCAAAATGATGGCGGCATCCTGTGCGACCGCCTGAGGCGCGGCGAAGAGTGTGGTGCAGAGAGCGGCGATGGCGACGAACGAGCGGTTCACACGGACTCCGTGGACGGTGGACGGGGACGACGTAGTAGCCCGCCGGCCACGACGGCCGCAGTGCTGACGAGAGCGAGCACGATAGGATACCACGGCGACGCACCGGCGGTCGGGTGCACCACGCGGTTGATGTGCGAGAGCAGCATCATCGCCGCGAGCACGCCCACATGCCCACGCTGACGATTCGGGGCGAGCGACGCGGTGGCGTACCCGCCAGCCAATGCCGCCACCAGCGACGACCCCAGCATGGCGAACTCCACATCCTGGTGCGACGGCGTCGCACCCTTGGCCATTGCAATGGAGGTGATGAGCACCAATACCATCAACGCGAATGCGTAGATCGCAAAGCCGCCGAGTAGCGTTACCGTGCTCCGAAAGAGCGGAAACTTTCCCGTGGCCACGTTACTGCGCCGCGTGATCGTCCATCACGCGTTTTGCGGCTGCGGTAAGATCCTCAGCGCCGGAGAACGGTTCGACGGCGAGGACGGTGTCGGCGCGGACGGCATCGCGCACGCCGGAGATGGCAAACGGCGCCGCACGGGCGAGCAGGAAGTTGAGACGATTGAGCGCGACGGGCGGAACCGCACGCGGCATGACGACCAAGAAATCCGTGGGGTTCCACCGGAACACCCAGTCGTGCACGCGCGTCCCGCTCGACAAGACGGCCGCAAAGTGTGCGAGCATGGCGTCGGCGTTCTGTTTACCGTGTTCGGCGGCCAGGGACTCGTGGTTCGTCACGCGGATCCGCGCGACGCTGCCAAAGCTCGCCATCGCAAAGTCGAGCCCGAGGGCTTCCTCGAACGCCCGGCGGTTAAGCAGCCCACTCTCGTCGTCGTGAAACTCGGCGAGACGATTCCGGTCGTGGAGCACGCTCAAGTGCGACTGCGCGTCCGCATTGTCGCGGCGCGCGTCTTCAAACAGCAACTGCACCATCGCGTACGCCACACCCGTCAGCGCAATCAGATCGAGAAAGAAGCCGTAACGCTCAAAGCGGACGAACCACGGATTTGATGCAAAGGAACTTCCAGTGCGCACGCCGATACCGAAGAGCACTAGGCCCGACCAGAGCGCCGCCACACCCGCGAGCGACCAGAGCGCCACCGAACTTCCCACGCTTTGGCGGGACTTCGGCAGCGAGGCCATTTGCCACGCGGCATAGGCGGTGGCGAGTGCCACGAACGGCCCAAAGTACAGCGACAAACCGCCAAGTTGAGTACGGAAGGTGTCCGCAAAGAGCGTGAGTGCGATGCCAACCGGTGCAGCGGCGGTTACCAACCGACGATTGCGATCGCCCACCGCGTACATGCGCGTCCCGTGCACCATCAACGCCAGCGCCATCAAGCGGAAGCCAAAGTAGGTGGCCGCGAACAGCCACGTCGTGGCGCGCGACTCGCTCAGCAGAACGCTGGAGGGCTCCGTGAGTCGCTGGTAAATGACGCCGGCGGTCATCGATACGGCGAGCATCACCCAGCCTTCTTCCCACGCTTTGAAATACGGTCGGCGATCGGCTTGGCCGCGGAGCAACGTGAACAGCGCGACGATCGCTACGACGCCGATGGCTTCGACGAACGGGCCGAGCCCGGCAATGAGAATATGAGACGGTTCTGGATTCATCGCGCCAGCGGTGGGAGGGGCAGCGCGCCGACGGAATGCGCGTTGCCGGTGACGATACGACGGTGATAATCCACTTGACCCAGATGATAGGCCAAATGCGATGCGAGGTGCGCAAGAAAGCGTCCGGTCTCGAGCCGTAGCCCGCCAACCTCTAGCGGAAAGTCCCCCTCGAGGGCTGCTGGGTCAAGCGCGGCTAGCGTGCGCGTGACTTCATCGGACGTGCGTTCTATCAGGGCGATGAGCTCCGTGCGCGGAAGATCGCGCGTCGCAAACTCCGCGTCACGATCGCGAACGTACCCCGTCGCCCCGAGCTGCGTGCCGACAAACCAACGGAGATTGCCGGCCAGGTGCAGCGTCAGCGTCCCAGCGGAGTTTGGGATGCCGGCTGGCAGCACCCAGACGGATGCGTCGTCGGGATACGCAAGAAGCTCGTCACGCAGGGTGGCGAGCTCGCGAGCGAGTAAACGGGAGACATCTGAAAGGGCTGACATACGTCTAAGTTGGCTCTCCGACAGGACTTCGCGCCAGAGGGGCGGGCTCTTCCCGCCGGATTATCGGGCGGGCGTTTTGCGCATTACGGTCATACGGGTGGCGAGAAACCGCGCGCGCTCTGGCGCAGGAAAACGTTCGATCGCGTATCGGAGCAGTGTCCGCGGGAGCGTCGCTCCGTAGCGGCGCAGGAATGCCACCACCACCGGTTTGTCACGCTTCGCGGCTTCTCGGAGCAGCCACCCCACGGCTTTGTGCATCAAGTCGTGCGGATCGTTGCGGAGTTTTGTCGCCATCTTCAGCGTCGGGGCGGTTTCACCCTCGCGCAAAAACCACATCGTGGCGAGCACTGCAATCCGCCGCTCCCAGAGCACGGGCGAGTCCGCGAGCCGAGTGAGTACGGCGCGAGGGCGCGAGACGAGGTGACGGCCGACAATCCCCGGCGCGCTGATGTCCACCAAATCCCAGTTATTGATGCGGTCCGTCCGCGCGAGGTACAAATGGAACACCTCGTCGCGGATTTCCTCATCGCCGCGATCGTACGCCTGACCGAGCATCACCACCGCGAGCACGCGATCCTCGTGAATGGGCGAGCAGAGGAGAGTGTCAATCTCCGACAACGGCATCGCGCGCAACGTGCGCGCCAGCGTGCGAATCTGCGGCA is from Gemmatimonadota bacterium and encodes:
- a CDS encoding AMP-binding protein, whose product is MPTDHTDGAPGAMKHALAAIREGDIIRSQLEPVGVPESIGGLLSRNVARFGNHAVFSELRDGEYRAVSWTDFARNVASFGSFLASAGVGPGTRVAMVSPNRGEMLVAEFATMGLGATYAPIFSAYPAEQVQGLLGQLQPVVVIVAGRDQMAGVTLGAAARALVSFDAVDATVVEGIVKGSTASYTTFADALAAGASDTVRCAAFAASATRVDPNEPCLLNFTSGTSGLLKGVLLTHDNILSQQRALSAIWSVTHNDRFLSYLPWHHSFGGIFEKYSALFNGATIHIDTSRGKDFEVLRRNWAAVRPTIYFSVPQVYQQLVAHVQSRPEDEGSIFHAGLRFVFTAAAPLPANVSAYFASKGVAVLEGWGLTETSPCCTLTDLAQPRTVPGMVGYPIPGVTIRIAEDGEILVRGPNVMRGYFGNPEATAQALPGDGWFHTGDLGEFVGAGLKLVARKDRVFKMLNAEKVVPTEIENRLAGMNNYIRHVIVAGQGERFLAALIFPDYFRISEQFGDDREAAERVVKESLRTTLLAFNDDHPVRYERIQAFAVISKELSIENEELTPSMKVRVRNVLSHAEEYLEAVYAPSADCDCRFLRKVMRLKPDDRACFAGIERSLDQCHSCGSFVFGDAPDAEPTQLSH
- the had gene encoding 6-hydroxycyclohex-1-ene-1-carbonyl-CoA dehydrogenase, producing MTTRRDGMWDAWMMTAPGAPFEHRSLVPRPPAAGEATVEVSGCGVCHTDVSFLHHGVKTRGALPLVLGHEISGVVREVGEGVDVALIGRAVVVPAVLPCGECDLCRAGHRTICRRQVMPGNDGNGGFASHVVVPARFLCPVPAAALATHDLWELSVVSDAVATPFEAVKRSGLASGEAALIVGIGGIGVYGVQIAAATGAKVIALDVDDRKLAQAREAGAGAVLNVRDMATKDVRKQVRSLAESLGAPAHLWKIFEMSGTRAGQETAYSLLGFGASLAVVGFTMDRVEVSLSNLMAYDATVRGNWGADPLIYPELLQWIGEGRVTVKPYIERHPLDRINEVFDDAHHGRLTKRVVLVPG
- a CDS encoding hemerythrin domain-containing protein codes for the protein MQATDILMQEHRVIERVLDALETAAVALERARPVRPAFFLEAADFIAGFADGCHHRKEEGVLFGAMIDSGAPREGGAIDMMLEEHEQGRALTRAMREGARRLSEGDLDAARVVVSNARRYVALLRDHIAKEDEMLFPMADEIITPQQLAAVLHGYQQIEQQDAGDGAHERFLALAGSLEAEARTLAG
- a CDS encoding alpha/beta fold hydrolase; amino-acid sequence: MRVLALALLVLMAAPAAVPLAAQGKPGDYVAHNFRFSTGETLPEVKIHYVTLGTLRRDAGGISRNVVMILHGTGGTGRAFLSRNFGGELFGPGQMLDTSKFFIVLPDNLGHGGSSKPSDGLRMKFPQYTYDDMVALQHRLLTDGLQVNHLRLVMGTSMGCMHAWVWGYAHPTFVDGLVPLACAPTSLVGRNRIIRTMIADNIKSDPEWKNGDYTSPPMLGLKAAIRSLYIMSSAPLVQHRQAPTREAADSLIRAYVEGSSKTTDANNMLYYFDASRTYDPSSHLEAVTAPVLAINSADDFVNPPELHIVEPLIAKVKQAKFILLPITEQTRGHGTHSQPAIWGSYLKEFLATLPER
- a CDS encoding amidohydrolase family protein → MNRSFVAIAALCTTLFAAPQAVAQDAAIILRTSVALDGRGASLANVDLLVEHGRITNVAKAINVPGARVIDLRGRTVLPGLIDVHTHPTWYFNRQGRYHTNGDGDTPVQGMLSASANAYATLAAGFTTIQSLGSNEDKDLRDWINTQGVPGPRIITSLQSISNGDPDRLRQLVQQRKQQGADVIKIFASASIRDGGKQSMTDEQLAAVCGEAKAQGLRSVVHAHSAESVRAAVNAGCSQVEHGVFVTQAGLDLMASKGTWFDPQCSLVFRNYLDNRAKYDGIGNYNAEGFASMERALPLAAEGIRKAVATKNLKMVYGTDAVAGAHGRNAEDLLCRVQTSGQKPMDAIVSATSLNAASLGLGTTLGALAAGYEADIIAVDGNPLTDITAVRRVSFVMKGGRVVKDDGHPGSK
- a CDS encoding GGDEF domain-containing protein — encoded protein: MNPEPSHILIAGLGPFVEAIGVVAIVALFTLLRGQADRRPYFKAWEEGWVMLAVSMTAGVIYQRLTEPSSVLLSESRATTWLFAATYFGFRLMALALMVHGTRMYAVGDRNRRLVTAAAPVGIALTLFADTFRTQLGGLSLYFGPFVALATAYAAWQMASLPKSRQSVGSSVALWSLAGVAALWSGLVLFGIGVRTGSSFASNPWFVRFERYGFFLDLIALTGVAYAMVQLLFEDARRDNADAQSHLSVLHDRNRLAEFHDDESGLLNRRAFEEALGLDFAMASFGSVARIRVTNHESLAAEHGKQNADAMLAHFAAVLSSGTRVHDWVFRWNPTDFLVVMPRAVPPVALNRLNFLLARAAPFAISGVRDAVRADTVLAVEPFSGAEDLTAAAKRVMDDHAAQ
- a CDS encoding DUF1572 family protein; this translates as MSALSDVSRLLARELATLRDELLAYPDDASVWVLPAGIPNSAGTLTLHLAGNLRWFVGTQLGATGYVRDRDAEFATRDLPRTELIALIERTSDEVTRTLAALDPAALEGDFPLEVGGLRLETGRFLAHLASHLAYHLGQVDYHRRIVTGNAHSVGALPLPPLAR
- a CDS encoding DNA alkylation repair protein — protein: MASKVVRTDVPARAPTLTAASARRLLRAHADPVRARRTQGYFKTGKGEYGEGDRFIGVTMPQIRTLARTLRAMPLSEIDTLLCSPIHEDRVLAVVMLGQAYDRGDEEIRDEVFHLYLARTDRINNWDLVDISAPGIVGRHLVSRPRAVLTRLADSPVLWERRIAVLATMWFLREGETAPTLKMATKLRNDPHDLMHKAVGWLLREAAKRDKPVVVAFLRRYGATLPRTLLRYAIERFPAPERARFLATRMTVMRKTPAR